The window gattaatagacaaaaattaataagagtgtGGGAGGTAAAAAAGAATGTGTAAAAGAGCACTaccctttttttaattcataGTATAGTTGTAAAGAGCACTACCCTTCGTTTAGAAATTTTATTGttaacatgatttttttatcGAAAATATATGTTTGTTTGTATACAGTGCAAAGTAATATAACtaaatgttttttaatttgAGTAAAAATTTACAAGTGTGATCTTTCAGTAAAATACAGTATAAACTCAAAACAAATATTTAGCATCGTATTAACTAACTTGTACTTGCTCGCTAAAACTAAATATATACACTAAAAACATAGTGTATATTAAATCAATGTAGTCAACTCAACTGCCCTCGTAGAACTCATGCTCAATGCATTATAATATGCCAAATCAAAGAGAAGCTTCGGGTGATTCTGTAATTCAATATTAGGTGCGCCAGAAGATCTACTCAAACAAAGTCTAGACAAACGTCACAAACCTTTAGACAAACCTTTGCATTGATCGATCCctttatttttaaatgtgatATAAGAAGGTGTTGCGAAAGAGCGTTCATACCCACATGGTGAAATTCATAAACCAAGTTCATTGGtagataaaataaagaaaacactgaaaattttataaaaaggggaagaattttttttttttaaatgctggaatgtagaaaaaaaaataaagaggggAGTCTGCCTTCCTCCCTTGACTCTTTTCAATTCAACATGTACAACTAATTAAGGCATATATCCTCTCTTTGAGTTACGGGTGGACTTTGACCACTACTTTTCTAACCtacctctgtctctctctctccctcccttccCTGGCTGCTTCTCCTCTCATCCTTTCTACTTTTCAAGTCCTTACGAACTAGAAACATCTAATTTTCTCTCTCATCATCTgtctccttcctcttcttcctctttcagTTTCTTCCATCACTAATATGAACGCTTTCTTTTAATATTCTTATCTATGTGTATAAATATCACCATTTTTCAAATCTCCCTCATCTGTGCCAGCTTCTTCCATGATTAAAGCCACTATTAATCTGCTCACATCTTTCCCCAACATATATTCATGCTGTTTGGCCCTATACTTTTCATTTTGACATGCGATAGTATATTCTACATTAAATTCATCTAGGAGAAGAACTTAGGTGTATAATGAGAATACATTGCTCTAGCCAACTTAGCTAAACTCAGGTTTGCTAAGCCCTATACTTGTTGTCTTATTATGACTTTCCCTTTGCCGCCTTCTAGTTAAACGACTCTTCTTATTCTCTGTAGCTCATCAGGTTCTGCATATAAATCAAGATGAATAAGGAGCACACATATTGGGTAGGGTCATCCTATAGTCATGACCAAAAGACATAAAGGTCGATTGAAGTGTAGCGGGGAGATCCAGAGAGACTCCCATTTCCCACCTTTGTCTATGGACACTGCCTTCCACCTAGATGAAGGTTCTCGCGCCAATTTCCTTCGACTTGTCATGCAATCTTTTGGCTGCTTTTACATTTGCCTGTGGTCTTATGTGCCACCTCCTTCTAAGTATGTATGCATCATTCCTCCCTCACTCTCCGTCTCACACACACATCGAATGTGGAAGGAGCTCGTATTAATGTTGGTTTGATGTGTTCGTGCAGCTGCTTATTCTTTCTCGATGGTGTCTATGATGAAGAAAATCAACCAAGCTCTTCTTCCGGCATTTTGGCTCGGCGGCTTTTCGATGAGTATCGGCTATCAGTTTTCAAAGTCCTCGAAAACGAGTGCGTAACTAAGCCTATTGGTTTGCTTCTAATTATTAATGTTGCTATTTCTCTCATAAGTTTTTTGCTGCATGTATATATGTACATGATCAGATGTGTTCCAGGATTCGCTTTCAGGAATAGTTTTTCATTTGTGGAGTTGCAAGAAATGGACCTACAAAGACTGGCATCAGATGATAAACAGAGGCAATTTTATCGGGTaactaatttaaaatataactgAAGTACATTCATTAATTTACTCAGGCAAGATATCGTGCGCTAATTGAGTATTTTTAATCTGCTTGTAACAGGAAGCAAGGATTAAGGTTTGTTCATATTGGTCTACAACATTAATTAATGGATAAAAATCTCCAAATTGAATACTTTTTGCACATATGATCATTAGATGATGACAAAGAGAATGAATTATTCCAATTATGATGTTCTGATGGTAAAGATTCATTAATCGAGAGGGAGGAAATAAGTAGGTTCCCGCATAAGGGGAACACAAGCATTATCCTTAATTAATCGGTATTTTCCTCTTATAGTTTCCTCTTAAATTACAGACTGCAGTTTTCATGGGGTGCAAGAGTGGAGAAATTGAGCTGGGCTTGTCCAATGTGTCTCAAGTAAGACCAAGTCATAACCTAACTTGgaattatttttatgaaaaaaatttggttaCACGGAGGTTTCGAACCCTGAACCTACCATAACCCGCCCCCACCAGGCTGATCCAAGTGgcttttaattatattaagaaTCTTAATGCATAATTGAGGTttataattaactaatttatttgttgttgttttgcagataaatataaaaagagaaatgatGAGAACCTGGTTGCCAGAAGTTTTTCCAGGACAATTATCTCCGCATACAGAAGTTGCCAGCAGGTCAATCAACGGTCAGCAACAATATCCagcttcatcatcttcatcttctttgagATCACTTTCCACAATGGATAGTCCTGAATATTCCTCCCTCCTCTTCAACattcccaccaccaccactactatTTCTCATAACATCCCAGAACTCTTTACACAATTATCTTCCAATCCCTTGCAACCAATCAATACTAGTTCATTGGAACCTTTACCAACCATAAATGTCGTTACTACTACTTCTTCTACTGGTGCTACTAGTCCTCATCAACAAGCCATTCAAGCAATTTCTCAAATCCGAAACATCCAATTCCCAACTCCGGAGATCGAAGATGCCACGATGACAAGAGCCATCCTTACAGttctatcttcttcttcatatcAACCACCCCCACAAACTAATccaccttcttcttctactACTGATCGTCACTTGCAAACTCCAAAGGCCAGTGCTTTCAAGAGTTACAACACCTCAGCTTTAGCCCCAAGAACGCAAATGGGTGCTAATTTACGCCTGCAAAACATGCACAAGCGATCCATTTCCTTCTTGAGAAGATTGAATCTAATGAGGCTTCGCGAAGGTATCCAAGCCACCCGCCCCACAAGCAGCCAGTTGCATCATATGATATCAGAGCGCAAAAGGCGTGAGAAGCTCAATGAAAGCTTTCATAAATTGAAATCACTACTTCCCCCGGGAACCAAGGTATTTAACATGCATATATACTCTGTTGTATAAAAGGATATTGGACCGTACTGGATTGAATTGGACTACAATAAACAATACTAAACTAGATTATATTGAGCGTAGTTTTAGTATTCCAGTTCAGTCAAATACGGTCCAGTATAGCTATATATTAATTTACACATTTGTTGGGCAATGCATTAGAacatctttctcttttttgcaTTGGTATATATATTGGTTTCGTTGCAATCgtgattaattaaattttttggtaGTGTAGAAAGACAAAGCCTCAGTTCTTACAACTGCAAGGGAGTACTTGACTAGTTTAAAAGCTCAAGTTGCTGAGCTTAGCAAAAGAAACCAGCAGTTAGAGGCAAGGCTCTTGCCACTTACCAGCTTAGGAGCTAAtgaagcagcagcagctgcaGGCTCCTCAAATGAAAGAGTTAGTCTTACGGTTACGCGTGTATCAACCGAATCATCCCCGGATCAAGATGAGCAAATTATTGACTTGCAAGTGATTCTAAGATCACAAGAGAGTTGCACCGAAGATATGGTGATCCGCATTTTGGAATTCTTGAAGCGGGTTGAGAATGTAAGCTTGATGTCCATGGAAGCCAATACTTGGATATCAGAATCAAATTCTAACATCAACCGCGTAATCTTGAGATTAAGAGTTGATCAGGTATGTAATAAAATACTTACAAATTTCTTAAACGCATTGATTATTAAAATGCTCCCTGGTATTGAAGCATGTGTGAATGAAATTCACCTAGGGTATACAGAACACCTTTTATAAGCTTTTACAActacaaaaagttaaaacagCAAAAAACAATGGAATAATACGTACACGTAGGGATTTGAACATAGGAGATTGAGTATAAAGATAAACTCTTGTAACCACCTAAATTACAAGCTTGCTTTTGAGAGAGTTGATATGTAGCCTTGTTAATTGTATGTTGACCAATGTTAACCTAGGTTGAGTTTTCTTTGATTGTTGTAGATTTAATGTGCTAACTACACAAATAATTGAAGGGTTTAATGAGGTCACTGATTAGCAATGAGAAGGGAAATTAGAAGGAAATTGAGTAGTTGCTTTATTCTTTTCACAGGGAACCGAATGGAACGAGGCTGCCTTCCAGGAAGCAGTGAGAAGGGTGGTTGCTGACTTAGTACGTAGGATCGACtagtctttatttttattttttatggtccAAATAGTAGGACTAGTCAAGATTTTGATATATGGATTGCATTCTACTTTTGCCCATCGATGCTTCCCAATTCGAACCCTATCACATCCGGGATACCCACCATTTAATCAAACATatcaatttcattcatttcattgTGTTTATTGACCAAaaactaatatatttttttcttcgatTAAAAGTGTAGAATacttttaagatttttttatttttttatagaaaggtAACAGTTTTAATGGTTTCTTTCACTAATTTGTCTTTTCTTCATAAGAGATTTGTTAaggagtttttttttcaaaaaatggaatCTTTATAGACTATCTGTTACCTTATGTTTTTtgcataatttttataatattaacgcgaaaattaacgttaaaatatGAGATGTCAGATTGTCTATGAAATATCTCATTTTGAGAGTCTCCTGAACATTTctctatattatattttatattattatttaatcatCTGTTAATTATACCACAATTGTTGGGAGCTTGCGATGGTTTTGTTGGGAGCTCCAGCAGTCGGGGGTCAGTCAAGCCCACCAAATATAAGTCTTTGttttccatcttctcttttttGAGTTCTTTGTTTCTTGGTACGAATTTATGTTGCCCAAATTGACtgcaaataaaaagaaaaccgCCAATACGACCAAAAAGAGATTGGTTAATGATGCAGAAAAAGAGTATTCAAAGTATTGGACTATTGGTACGTCAAATATTCACTTTTTCAATAGTTGCTTCAAGAGAGGGGATTCTCACAGGATTCtgtttgtgagaattttgaagaTCTTTCAATCATatctatttattatatatcatgcAGCCAAAGGATATCCATAATCATAAGTTAAAATATCCATAATATACGATAAAAAGATATAATCAAAGGATATCCAGAATCCTCATGAGGATCTTCCTGGTTGCTTCAAAACCGCTTATAACATTTTCCCAGTTGGCACCTACAGTCAAAACCACTTATAACATTTTCACAGCTGGCAGCTACATCCATCTGCCACGTCAAGTTGAGTGGTTGAGGCTGAGATAGGATTCATGTATCAAACATCTTAGATTAATGATATTTAAATCCCATTTGTCTTTAGTCATTTGGCCACGACATCTGCTTTGAAATtctagggtcttgtaagggaaTCTGTAAAGGGGTTTGGAGACGGCGGCTTTGACCCTGTTGTGTGTGGCATGCACTTGTTCAAGAAATAGAATAGTTatgttagtttttaatttatttttacgaACCTTCTGCCATCCTACTTAATTAATCTGTAGAAATCTTCCAATAATTGCAAAGATAAAAATTAGTAGTAAGTAGAGTAGAATCGATTTTTAATAAAGCATctaaatattttcataaaaaaaaaggtagaaTTTGTTAATAATTCTAGTAAAATAAGATCAAAGTAATGGGTAACTTATGTCAAATCGGTGGATAACTGTAGTATTGTTAATAGCTGTAACCATATTTATCTAAATGGGAAAGTAATTTGAATACGAAATCTCAAGTGTAAAGATAAATACTTTTAACTAACTGAATTATAAGAATTATAAGCTATGTTAGCAAAGCTTAGAGTTATTATTTTAGTGGGCTTTTGGGGAGCAATACTAGTAGCTTTTTGCACTCTAAAGGGCTTAGTACTTTTCTCACTTGTAGTCCCCCTGGGTAGGCTGAAAGTTTTGGTTTACAATCTATTCCtaattttatatggaaatggTAAACCAACAAAgtttttttgaaattcattaatattgtttaattgtAGCATTGTTTGTTGGTTGTGATTACAATTGTAGGGGGGAAAAGAGTGAAGTAAAAGATTATCTAAAAATGCAAAGTACATGAAATGGTAATTTCGGATAATGAACAAAGTATTATCATTCTTGGATAAACATATTAATGTGGTGCAATAATATCAATCAATTTGTTAATTAGCTCATAATTAACACGCCTAGAACGGTGGTTCAGGCATCGATTCTCACTATGATGTGCTTCAGGCATAGCGGTTGCaccagtaggtcgagcttgatgattcttcatcaacaacTGATTCTGCACAAGAAGTAAAGAaaatatcaaatccaaaaacttaatgaacttttgagctctatattgttgttgcaagaCAATATTGGTCGtagagaaggtcgaataggcCTTCTCCAGGAGATCGTCTTCGATCAAGTTCTCGTTATAGAACTTAAGTAGTGATCAGATTCGACAAACTTTAGAATTGAATTCATTCATAGACTTAAAAGTCCTCAAAGCACAAATGCTaccagtcgtgtcttgcttcaagCAAGAAGATGTCCCTTTAGTCATCAAAACGATCAGCCAAATGACCCATAAAGCTCATGGATCTTCCTCAGTAAGGTACTCagtttgcagtgcatcatgaatGTGTGTCTTtagatgaagatcatggcagtgaGTTTCTCAGCTTTGCCAACCAAGTTATTCGTCTCAACTTCAATGGATGCTCGTAAATTCTTAGCGataaggtggagcttcacatcttggacccacttgaggtaatTTCTTTTCGAGACCTCTAAAGCAATAAAGTCGAGTTTGTATAAATTCGACATGTCCCTGTCAAAAATAAATGGACGAGAATGTGATTAGTGTAATGGAgacaaatcaatccattcacatagcagttgggttctaatagacatgtattggttgaAATTTACAGGAAAAACTTTGGTTTTCATGAGTGATGTTTTAAGAAaactttgggttttcaaaatgcATATTTTTCGAAAGatttatgaacttcaggttcatgcGTTCCTGcaaacaaacataaataaatacaaaaaatatgcaacaaataTATGCATGTAAGTCTCGGGGCCTACGATAATGGTTGAATTAAATATAGGACTTGGGGCCAAATTTAGAGGTTGGgcgaaaaaattaaaaacccaaaaggccTAAAAACTAGACAATAAAAAATGGGCCAAAGCCCACGGGTGGTCTTTACACATAAGTACTGTGAGGCCCAGGCCCAAAACTGGGCTGAAATCGAGTTGGGCTAGTTGGAAGGCCCAATTTCATAGAGGTGTAGGCTGTAGGCCCAAGAGATCAGAGACCCAAAATGGGCGTGGATCCTGTGCGGTGCACCGATGCACCAGCTGCTGGCTGGGATTGCGTGCGCGCAGAGAACGAATGCACCAGCACAAGGTTGGGATCGAGTGTGGCGCAGGGCT of the Pyrus communis chromosome 1, drPyrComm1.1, whole genome shotgun sequence genome contains:
- the LOC137711232 gene encoding putative transcription factor bHLH041 isoform X2 — protein: MTKRHKGRLKCSGEIQRDSHFPPLSMDTAFHLDEGSRANFLRLVMQSFGCFYICLWSYVPPPSNCLFFLDGVYDEENQPSSSSGILARRLFDEYRLSVFKVLENECVPGFAFRNSFSFVELQEMDLQRLASDDKQRQFYREARIKTAVFMGCKSGEIELGLSNVSQINIKREMMRTWLPEVFPGQLSPHTEVASRSINGQQQYPASSSSSSLRSLSTMDSPEYSSLLFNIPTTTTTISHNIPELFTQLSSNPLQPINTSSLEPLPTINVVTTTSSTGATSPHQQAIQAISQIRNIQFPTPEIEDATMTRAILTVLSSSSYQPPPQTNPPSSSTTDRHLQTPKASAFKSYNTSALAPRTQMGANLRLQNMHKRSISFLRRLNLMRLREGIQATRPTSSQLHHMISERKRREKLNESFHKLKSLLPPGTKKDKASVLTTAREYLTSLKAQVAELSKRNQQLEARLLPLTSLGANEAAAAAGSSNERVSLTVTRVSTESSPDQDEQIIDLQVILRSQESCTEDMVIRILEFLKRVENVSLMSMEANTWISESNSNINRVILRLRVDQGTEWNEAAFQEAVRRVVADLVRRID
- the LOC137711232 gene encoding putative transcription factor bHLH041 isoform X1 translates to MTKRHKGRLKCSGEIQRDSHFPPLSMDTAFHLDEGSRANFLRLVMQSFGCFYICLWSYVPPPSNCLFFLDGVYDEENQPSSSSGILARRLFDEYRLSVFKVLENECVTKPIGLLLIINVAISLISFLLHVYMYMIRCVPGFAFRNSFSFVELQEMDLQRLASDDKQRQFYREARIKTAVFMGCKSGEIELGLSNVSQINIKREMMRTWLPEVFPGQLSPHTEVASRSINGQQQYPASSSSSSLRSLSTMDSPEYSSLLFNIPTTTTTISHNIPELFTQLSSNPLQPINTSSLEPLPTINVVTTTSSTGATSPHQQAIQAISQIRNIQFPTPEIEDATMTRAILTVLSSSSYQPPPQTNPPSSSTTDRHLQTPKASAFKSYNTSALAPRTQMGANLRLQNMHKRSISFLRRLNLMRLREGIQATRPTSSQLHHMISERKRREKLNESFHKLKSLLPPGTKKDKASVLTTAREYLTSLKAQVAELSKRNQQLEARLLPLTSLGANEAAAAAGSSNERVSLTVTRVSTESSPDQDEQIIDLQVILRSQESCTEDMVIRILEFLKRVENVSLMSMEANTWISESNSNINRVILRLRVDQGTEWNEAAFQEAVRRVVADLVRRID